The bacterium genome contains a region encoding:
- the rhaI gene encoding L-rhamnose isomerase: MADNYKAEYNLLVDKLAARGVDVDKVKSKLKSQKIETPSWGFADSGTRFGPYKQPGSAVTIEEKIADAAQVNKFTGIAPTVAVHVLWDFPNGLQDADKLAAYAKSLGVQIGAINPNVFQDRDYFFGSVTNEDPAVRKKAVKHMIDSIEIGKKLGSDVLSLWFADGTDYPGQGDFRRRKRYAEECLKEVYNAMPANMRMLIEYKPFEPAFYHTDFGDWGMSYSFANKCGPNAHVLVDLGHHFIGQNIEHLVSFLIDEQRLGGFHFNNHKYADDDLTVGSINPYELFLIYNELVKAEDNPNNNPPVAYMVDQAHVTKAKIDAMIQTIMHIQSAYAKAMCIDRKKLYDAQIGQDVVTAESCMQDAFNTDIEPLLKVVREEMGLDPNPLEAFRASGYWAKVSKERGFRSGAGLGA, encoded by the coding sequence ATGGCCGACAACTACAAAGCCGAATATAACCTATTAGTCGACAAGCTCGCCGCGCGAGGCGTCGACGTTGATAAAGTCAAATCGAAACTCAAATCGCAGAAGATAGAGACCCCGAGCTGGGGTTTTGCCGATTCCGGCACAAGGTTCGGACCATATAAACAGCCCGGCTCGGCAGTCACCATCGAAGAGAAGATCGCCGACGCAGCTCAGGTGAATAAGTTTACAGGCATAGCCCCGACAGTGGCAGTCCATGTCCTCTGGGACTTTCCCAATGGCCTGCAGGATGCCGACAAACTCGCCGCATATGCCAAGTCATTGGGTGTGCAAATAGGCGCGATCAACCCCAATGTTTTCCAGGATCGAGACTACTTTTTTGGTTCGGTCACCAATGAGGACCCGGCTGTGCGCAAGAAGGCCGTCAAGCATATGATCGACTCGATCGAGATAGGCAAGAAGCTCGGTTCCGACGTGCTCTCATTGTGGTTCGCCGACGGCACCGATTATCCCGGCCAGGGCGACTTCCGCCGCAGAAAGCGTTATGCCGAAGAATGTCTCAAAGAAGTATACAACGCCATGCCGGCCAATATGCGTATGCTCATAGAGTATAAGCCTTTCGAGCCTGCGTTCTATCACACCGACTTCGGCGACTGGGGCATGAGCTATTCTTTCGCCAACAAGTGCGGCCCCAACGCACATGTGCTGGTAGACCTCGGTCACCATTTCATCGGCCAGAACATAGAGCACCTGGTCTCCTTCCTGATCGATGAGCAGCGGCTGGGCGGCTTCCACTTCAACAACCACAAATACGCCGATGACGACCTGACTGTCGGCTCGATCAACCCGTATGAACTCTTCCTGATCTACAACGAGTTGGTCAAGGCTGAGGATAATCCGAACAACAATCCGCCGGTTGCCTATATGGTCGACCAGGCGCACGTCACCAAAGCCAAGATCGACGCCATGATCCAGACGATCATGCATATCCAGAGCGCCTATGCCAAGGCCATGTGCATAGACCGCAAGAAGCTCTATGATGCGCAGATCGGCCAGGATGTTGTGACTGCTGAGTCATGCATGCAGGATGCTTTCAATACGGATATCGAGCCGCTGCTGAAGGTCGTTCGTGAGGAGATGGGTCTGGACCCGAACCCGCTTGAAGCATTCCGTGCAAGCGGCTACTGGGCGAAAGTGAGCAAAGAGCGCGGTTTCCGCTCCGGCGCAGGACTAGGAGCCTGA